A single window of Ornithorhynchus anatinus isolate Pmale09 chromosome 3, mOrnAna1.pri.v4, whole genome shotgun sequence DNA harbors:
- the MYOD1 gene encoding myoblast determination protein 1 yields MELLPAPLRDMDLAGPDGSLCSFAAAAAAADDFYDDPCFDSPDLRFFEDLDPRLVPVGALLKGDEHAHHPAGGPAAPSGREDEHVRAPSGHHQAGRCLLWACKACKRKTTNADRRKAATMRERRRLSKVNEAFETLKRCTSGNPNQRLPKVEILRNAIRYIEGLQALLRDQDGAAPGPGAPFYPAGPAPAARPVEHYSGDSDASSPRSSCSDGMMDYSGPPCVPRRRSGFDSSYYTETQNDAKVGKGSVVSSLDCLSSIVERISTESSSCPGLPLGEAGGEGEPCSPPEATPLSDGGAQIPSPTPCSQLPGAGGGGGLGDPVYQVL; encoded by the exons ATGGAGCTGCTCCCCGCGCCGCTGCGGGACATGGACCTGGCGGGCCCCGacggctccctctgctccttcgcggcggcggcggcggcggccgacgaCTTCTACGACGACCCGTGCTTCGACTCCCCGGACCTGCGCTTCTTCGAGGACCTGGACCCGCGGCTCGTGCCCGTGGGCGCGCTCCTGAAGGGCGACGAGCACGCGCACCacccggccggggggccggccgccCCCTCGGGGCGCGAGGACGAGCACGTGCGGGCGCCCAGCGGGCACCACCAGGCCGGGCGCTGCCTCCTGTGGGCCTGCAAGGCTTGCAAGCGCAAGACCACCAACGCCGACCGGCGCAAGGCGGCCACGATGCGGGAGCGGCGCCGGCTCAGCAAGGTCAACGAGGCCTTCGAGACGCTGAAGCGCTGCACGTCGGGCAACCCCAACCAGCGGCTGCCCAAGGTGGAGATCCTGCGCAACGCCATCCGCTACATCGAGGGGCTGCAGGCGCTGCTGCGGGACCAGGAcggcgccgcccccgggcccggcgccccCTTCTACCCGGCCGGGcccgcgcccgccgcccgccccgtcgAACATTACAGCGGCGACTCCGACGCCTCCAGCCCGCGCTCCAGCTGCTCCGACGGCATG atgGACTACAGCGGCCCTCCCTGCGTCCCCCGGAGGAGGAGCGGCTTCGACAGCAGCTACTACACCGAGACACAGAATG ATGCCAAAGTCGGGAAGGGCTCGGTGGTGTCCAGCCTGGACTGCCTCTCCAGCATCGTGGAGCGGATATCGACCGAGAGCTCCAGCTGCCCCGGGCTGcccctgggggaggcggggggcgagggggagcccTGCTCGCCCCCGGAGGCCACCCCCCTGAGCGACGGCGGGGCCCagatcccctccccgaccccctgcaGCCAgctcccgggggccggcgggggcggcggcctcgGAGACCCCGTCTACCAAGTGCTGTGA